Proteins from one Streptosporangium becharense genomic window:
- a CDS encoding ABC transporter ATP-binding protein: MSGAAPGVKGTREWRGVAAEDRDEVTEQASFLLRRRSRRLLGDLLRPYRGRIALLMAVIVICNAASLAIPYLVKVGIDAGIPPMVAGRGPATLVFVVAAILAAAVVQLVTRRVFIGMAGRIGQSILLELRRRVFGHFQRLSPSFHDEYTSGRVVSRLTSDVDAISEMLQSGFDGLVTAVLTLAGTAVLLLALDVHLGLVALLPLPVLLLFTRWFRRQSSIAYRRTRETVALMIVHFVESMAGIRAVQAFRGEPRNQEIFSRLNADYRDANLRGMHLVAVFSPGTRLIGNVTVAAVLLYGGLLAIEREVTVGVLAAFLLYLRQFYEPMQELSQFYNTFQSAGAALEKLSGVLQERPSVAEPREPVPLASPRGTVAFEAVEFSYLDGTPVLPRLDLVIPAGQTVALVGTTGAGKTTLAKLVCRFYDPVAGRVLLDGVDLRDLAEETRHAAVVMVTQENFLFSGSVADNVRFGRPDATMAEVVAAARAVGAHGFVSALPDGYGTQVGKHGGRLSAGQRQLVAFARALLADPAVLILDEATSSLDVAGERLVQRAVRTVLADRTALVIAHRLSTVEVADRVLVMDGGRIVEDGPPGELITRAGRFAGLHRAWLDSISDRRGTPG; the protein is encoded by the coding sequence TTGAGCGGCGCAGCCCCGGGCGTGAAGGGAACGCGGGAGTGGCGCGGCGTCGCCGCGGAGGACCGGGACGAGGTGACGGAGCAGGCGTCGTTCCTGCTGCGCCGCCGGTCCAGACGGCTGCTCGGTGATCTGCTGCGGCCCTACCGCGGGCGGATCGCCCTGCTCATGGCGGTGATCGTGATCTGCAACGCCGCCTCGCTCGCCATCCCGTACCTGGTCAAGGTGGGCATCGACGCGGGCATCCCGCCGATGGTCGCGGGGAGGGGACCGGCGACGCTGGTCTTCGTCGTCGCGGCGATCCTGGCGGCCGCGGTCGTGCAACTGGTGACCCGGCGGGTGTTCATCGGGATGGCCGGCCGTATCGGCCAGAGCATCCTGCTGGAGCTGCGGCGGCGGGTCTTCGGGCACTTCCAGCGGCTGTCGCCGTCCTTCCACGACGAGTACACCTCGGGCCGGGTCGTCTCCCGGCTCACCTCCGACGTCGACGCCATCTCGGAGATGCTCCAGTCGGGGTTCGACGGCCTCGTCACCGCGGTGCTGACACTGGCCGGCACCGCGGTGCTGCTGCTCGCGCTGGACGTCCACCTGGGCCTGGTGGCGCTGCTGCCGCTGCCGGTCCTGCTGCTGTTCACCCGCTGGTTCCGGCGCCAGTCGAGCATCGCCTACCGCAGGACCCGCGAGACCGTGGCGCTGATGATCGTCCACTTCGTGGAGTCGATGGCCGGCATACGGGCGGTCCAGGCGTTCCGCGGGGAGCCGCGCAACCAGGAGATCTTCTCCCGGCTGAACGCCGACTACCGGGACGCCAACCTGCGCGGCATGCACCTGGTCGCCGTCTTCTCCCCGGGAACCAGGCTGATCGGGAACGTGACGGTCGCGGCCGTCCTGCTCTACGGCGGCCTGCTGGCCATCGAGCGGGAGGTCACGGTCGGGGTGCTCGCCGCCTTCCTGCTCTACCTGCGGCAGTTCTACGAGCCGATGCAGGAGCTCAGCCAGTTCTATAACACGTTCCAGTCGGCCGGCGCGGCGCTGGAGAAGCTCTCCGGCGTACTGCAGGAGCGCCCGTCGGTGGCCGAGCCCCGGGAACCGGTGCCGCTGGCCTCGCCGCGCGGGACGGTCGCGTTCGAGGCGGTCGAGTTCTCCTACCTGGACGGCACCCCGGTGCTGCCCCGCCTGGACCTGGTGATCCCCGCGGGCCAGACGGTGGCGCTGGTCGGCACCACCGGTGCGGGCAAGACGACCCTGGCCAAGCTGGTCTGCCGTTTCTACGACCCGGTGGCCGGACGGGTGCTCCTGGACGGGGTCGACCTGCGCGACCTCGCCGAGGAGACGCGGCACGCCGCGGTGGTCATGGTGACCCAGGAGAACTTCCTGTTCAGCGGCTCGGTGGCGGACAACGTCAGGTTCGGCAGGCCGGACGCCACCATGGCCGAGGTCGTCGCGGCGGCCCGCGCGGTCGGTGCCCACGGGTTCGTCTCGGCGCTTCCCGACGGGTACGGCACCCAGGTCGGCAAGCACGGCGGACGCCTGTCGGCGGGGCAGCGGCAGCTCGTGGCGTTCGCGAGAGCGCTTCTCGCCGACCCTGCCGTGCTGATCCTCGACGAGGCGACGTCCAGCCTGGACGTCGCCGGCGAGCGGTTGGTGCAGCGGGCCGTGCGGACGGTCCTGGCGGACCGGACGGCCCTGGTCATCGCGCACCGCCTGTCGACGGTGGAGGTCGCCGACCGAGTGCTGGTGATGGACGGCGGCAGGATCGTCGAGGACGGGCCGCCCGGCGAGTTGATCACTCGGGCGGGCCGGTTCGCCGGTCTGCACCGCGCCTGGCTGGACAGCATCTCCGACCGGCGGGGGACACCGGGCTGA
- a CDS encoding ABC transporter ATP-binding protein: protein MPPDTASPDPRTPAPELPAHGPAAPEPRDHEPAPPEPRDLTSPAWPAPPPRRPRRRIDSLWRLRTYLRPHVPRLVLIWIPSFAAVGIAIVIPLVGREIIDGPVARGDRGGVVPLALLALALGTAEALLILLRRRLLADAVLDVETRIRDDLYRHLQRLPMAFHSSWQSGQLLSRVTTDLSAIRRFLGFGLLFLVLITVQIVTVTGLLLSMYWPLGLLVVASAVPIVITSLRFERGYITVSRKVQDEQGDLATVVEEAAAGIRTIKAFGRGRHVSGVFDEGARKVYLTSMEKVRLSGRFFTFLEVIPNVTLALVLLLGALAVGAGTLTLGALVAFSTLMLQLVWPVSALGFILSMGQEAMTSADRVMEVLDTEPGIVGGTRALGRPRGHLRFEGVGFTFPGAAGPVLRDVWLEVRPGETVAVVGATGSGKTTLTALVPRLHDVGAGRITIDGVDVRDLPLPVLRSIVATAFEEPTLFSMSVRENLTLGRHDATGEEIEAALRVAQAGFVHRLPWGLETRIGEQGLSLSGGQRQRLALARAVLSRPRVLVLDDTLSALDVETEALVEEALRHVLRDATGIVVAHRASTVLLADRVALLLDGTVAHVGRHEELMATVPEYRALLSAAPESEEAVR from the coding sequence ATGCCCCCTGATACCGCGTCCCCGGACCCCCGCACCCCGGCCCCCGAGCTCCCGGCCCACGGGCCGGCAGCCCCCGAACCCCGGGACCACGAACCCGCACCCCCCGAACCTCGGGACCTCACATCGCCGGCCTGGCCGGCGCCGCCTCCGCGCCGGCCCCGCCGCAGGATCGACTCCCTGTGGCGGCTGCGAACCTACCTCCGCCCCCATGTCCCGCGCCTGGTCCTGATCTGGATCCCCTCCTTCGCCGCGGTGGGGATCGCCATCGTCATCCCGCTGGTCGGCAGGGAGATCATCGACGGCCCCGTCGCCCGGGGCGACCGCGGCGGCGTCGTCCCCCTCGCGCTGCTCGCCCTGGCGCTGGGCACGGCGGAGGCCCTGCTGATCCTGCTGCGGCGCCGGCTGCTGGCCGACGCCGTTCTGGATGTGGAGACCAGGATCCGCGACGACCTCTACCGCCACCTCCAGCGGCTTCCGATGGCCTTCCACTCCTCCTGGCAGTCGGGCCAGTTGCTGTCGCGGGTGACCACCGACCTGTCGGCGATCCGCCGTTTCCTCGGCTTCGGCCTGCTCTTCCTCGTCCTGATCACCGTGCAGATCGTCACGGTGACCGGGCTGCTGCTGAGCATGTACTGGCCGCTCGGCCTGCTGGTGGTCGCCTCGGCGGTGCCGATCGTGATCACCTCGTTGCGTTTCGAACGCGGGTACATCACCGTCTCCCGCAAGGTCCAGGACGAGCAGGGCGACCTCGCCACCGTCGTGGAGGAGGCGGCGGCCGGCATCCGGACGATCAAGGCGTTCGGCCGTGGCCGGCACGTCTCCGGCGTCTTCGACGAGGGAGCGCGCAAGGTCTACCTGACCTCGATGGAGAAGGTACGCCTGTCCGGCAGATTCTTCACCTTCCTGGAGGTGATCCCGAACGTCACCCTCGCGCTGGTGCTGCTGCTCGGCGCCCTCGCGGTCGGCGCGGGCACGCTGACCCTGGGTGCGCTGGTGGCCTTCAGCACGCTGATGCTCCAGCTCGTCTGGCCGGTGTCCGCGCTGGGTTTCATCCTGTCCATGGGCCAGGAGGCGATGACCTCGGCGGACCGGGTGATGGAGGTGCTCGACACCGAACCCGGAATCGTCGGCGGCACGCGGGCGCTGGGACGCCCGCGCGGGCACCTGCGTTTCGAGGGCGTGGGCTTCACCTTTCCCGGTGCCGCCGGGCCGGTGCTGCGTGACGTCTGGCTGGAGGTCCGCCCCGGTGAGACGGTCGCGGTGGTGGGCGCCACCGGGTCGGGCAAGACCACGCTGACCGCGCTGGTCCCCCGTCTGCACGACGTCGGCGCCGGCCGGATCACGATCGACGGCGTCGACGTCCGGGACCTGCCGCTGCCCGTGCTGCGCTCGATCGTGGCCACGGCCTTCGAGGAGCCGACGCTGTTCTCGATGAGCGTCCGGGAGAACCTCACGCTCGGCAGGCACGACGCGACCGGGGAGGAGATCGAGGCGGCGCTGCGCGTCGCCCAGGCCGGGTTCGTCCACCGGCTGCCGTGGGGCCTGGAGACCAGGATCGGCGAGCAGGGCCTGTCCCTGTCCGGCGGTCAGCGTCAGCGGCTGGCGCTGGCCCGCGCCGTGCTGAGCCGCCCCCGCGTCCTGGTCCTGGACGACACCCTGTCGGCGCTGGACGTGGAGACCGAGGCCCTGGTCGAGGAGGCGCTGCGCCACGTGCTGCGCGACGCCACCGGCATCGTCGTCGCCCACCGGGCCTCGACCGTGCTGCTCGCCGACCGGGTGGCGTTGCTGCTGGACGGGACGGTCGCGCACGTGGGACGGCACGAGGAGCTGATGGCGACCGTACCCGAGTACCGGGCGCTGCTGTCGGCCGCCCCCGAGTCCGAGGAGGCGGTGCGTTGA